A stretch of Cucumis sativus cultivar 9930 chromosome 2, Cucumber_9930_V3, whole genome shotgun sequence DNA encodes these proteins:
- the LOC101222327 gene encoding DAR GTPase 2, mitochondrial translates to MAAATLMRKIGTAINQLAAGNRISSGWYDAHMEAASRAVAERIPLVDFVLEVRDARIPTSSEYEMMKNHPPSSKRIIVLNKTDLADQSQTEVWTRHFEDHNCISYGVNSHNKENIREFLNFLQARVRELKKSGHSSHATTMMLVGIPNVGKSALANSLHQIGRISAAEKGKLKHAVVSSQPGETKNISSLKIASHPNIYVLDTPGIFPPKIDDIEVCSKLALTGAIRDILVGEHVIVQYLLTIVNSSVKYKKWANLSAISLECSTPSNLEKQRRRYPSDHTQDITVNEVRRALFETRSSFDGNLEDEKEMGSLIETQLHTLHKALHVPMDFCNNATIKVAAKLLNLYRTGRLGRYTLDSLPLVNTR, encoded by the exons ATGGCCGCGGCAACGTTGATGAGAAAAATTGGTACGGCTATTAACCAACTGGCTGCCGGAAATCGCATCTCCAGCGGATGGTACGATGCTCACATGGAGGCTGCTTCTCGCGCTGTCGCCGAACGAATTCCACTAGTCGACTTTGTTCTTGAAGTCAGAGATGCTAGG ATTCCAACGTCATCGGAGTatgaaatgatgaaaaacCATCCACCATCATCGAAACGAATCATTGTATTGAACAAGACAGACCTGGCGGATCAATCACAAACAGAG GTCTGGACTCGGCATTTTGAAGACCACAACTGCATCTCTTATGGCGTTAATTCCCACAATAAAGAGAATATTAGGGAG ttcttgaattttcttcaAGCTAGAGTTagagaattgaagaaaagcGGTCATTCCAGCCATGCCACCACGATGATGCTGGTTGGAATTCCAAATGTTGGTAAGTCGGCCCTTGCCAATTCTCTACATCAAATTGGGAGAATTAGTGCTGCAG aaaaaggaaagttgAAGCATGCTGTAGTGAGTTCACAGCCCggtgaaacaaaaaatatcagCAGCTTGAAG ATAGCTAGTCATCCCAATATTTATGTATTAGACACCCCAGGCATTTTTCCTCCCAAGATTGACGACATAGAAGTCTGTTCCAAACTTGCTTTAACAG GGGCAATTAGAGATATTTTAGTCGGAGAACATGTAATTGTTCAGTACCTTTTAACTATCGTCAACTCGAGTGTTAAATATAAGAAGTGGGCAAATTTGTCTGCCATTTCGTTGGAGTGTTCAACTCCCTCAAATTTAGAGAAACAGAGAAGGAGGTATCCATCCGACCACACGCAG GACATTACTGTAAATGAAGTTCGTAGAGCTCTCTTCGAGACTAGATCATCTTTTGATGGCAATTTGGAGGATGAAAAGGAAATGGGAAGTCTTATTGAGACACAATTACATACCCTGCACAAAGCTTTGCACGTTCCTATGGATTTTTGCAATAATGCTACTATCAAGGTTGCTGCAAAACTTTTGAATCTTTATCGTACTGGGAGGTTGGGTCGTTATACACTTGATTCATTGCCACTTGTTAATACTCGGTGA
- the LOC101208714 gene encoding U-box domain-containing protein 4: MGTENPMNFTYMGRTFDDLSNGDSSGAFSDCNSDRSGEFPTASSQSRRLLIACASDNSDELIRHLVLDLESCSIEEQKQAAMEIRLLAKNKPENRLKIAKAGAVRPLISLISCTDPQLQEYGVTAILNLSLCDENKELIAASGAIKPLVRALMSGTPTAKENAACALLRLSQMEENKIAIGRSGAIPLLVNLLENGGFRGKKDASTALYSLCSVKENKIRAVKAGIMRPLVELMADFGSNMVDKSAFVLSVLVSMSEARSALVEEGGIPVLVELVEDGTQRQKEIAAVILLQICEDSVLYRTMVAREGAIPPLVALSQSGTNRAKQKAEKLIELLRQPRSGNYAATTSDVSV; the protein is encoded by the exons ATGGGGACGGAGAATCCCATGAATTTTACTTACATGGGGAGAACCTTTGATGATCTGAGCAACGGGGATAGTTCTGGGGCTTTTAGTGACTGTAATAGCGATAGATCCGGGGAGTTTCCGACGGCTTCATCGCAGAGTCGGCGGCTTTTGATTGCCTGTGCTTCTGATAACTCCGACGAGTTAATTCGGCATCTGGTTTTGGACCTTGAGTCCTGTTCGATTGAGGAGCAGAAACAGGCGGCTATGGAGATCAGACTTCTAGCCAAGAACAAACCGGAGAATCGATTGAAGATCGCAAAAGCTGGTGCCGTTAGACCGTTGATTTCGCTGATATCATGTACGGATCCTCAGCTTCAAGAGTACGGCGTGACGGCGATTTTGAATCTATCGCTTTGCGACGAGAATAAGGAGTTGATAGCGGCGTCTGGTGCGATTAAGCCACTTGTGAGGGCTCTCATGTCCGGAACTCCAACGGCGAAGGAGAACGCGGCTTGTGCTTTACTGAGGCTTTCGCAAATGGAAGAGAACAAGATAGCAATCGGACGGTCAGGAGCGATTCCACTTCTGGTGAATCTGTTGGAGAACGGCGGGTTTCGGGGAAAGAAGGACGCGTCGACGGCGCTGTATTCGTTGTGTTCGGTTAAAGAGAACAAAATCAGAGCGGTGAAAGCGGGAATCATGAGGCCGCTAGTGGAATTAATGGCGGATTTTGGGTCAAACATGGTGGACAAGTCAGCGTTCGTGCTAAGCGTGTTGGTATCGATGTCGGAAGCCAGGTCGGCTCTGGTGGAAGAAGGCGGAATTCCGGTACTGGTGGAATTAGTGGAGGACGGAACACAGCGGCAAAAGGAAATCGCGGCGGTGATTTTGCTGCAGATTTGCGAGGATAGTGTCCTTTACCGTACAATGGTGGCTCGTGAAGGAGCAATTCCGCCGCTAGTCGCTTTGTCACAATCCGGCACTAATCGCGCCAAACAAAAG GCGGAGAAATTGATAGAGCTTCTACGGCAACCAAGATCCGGCAACTACGCTGCCACCACCTCAGATGTGTCAGTCTAA
- the LOC101209203 gene encoding WD repeat-containing protein ATCSA-1 isoform X2 produces MWKNIRDREAGKLRPNSFANRVKSDRTSSLQLSNHKDIVSPHRGSVNSLQVDLTEGRYLLSGASDASAAVFDIQRATHSEGLIAKHQCIFAVDKQHEHGHKYAISSAIWYPVDTGLFVTGSFDHHINVWDTNTTQVVVNFKLPGKVYRTAMSSLATSHMLIAAGTEDVQVRLCDISSGAFSHTLSGHRDGVMSVEWSASSEWVLITGGCDGAIRFWDIRRAGCFRVLDQSQSQLGRRPPISGWTANKLSTSKSLLASQGSNMKSRIPHKKLTNGNATKPSSTGKLPAKGSTRQRLHPGLLSGQDRAVSHYGAVTGLKVTGDGMYLLSAGSDSRLKLWDVESGCNTLVNFETIRLQTNKPLQLATSQDSSLVFAPCMATVKAFDMWTGKTSLTFSGHYEGVNCCWYNFPDQELYTGGNDRQILVWSPSQNSTELDWESTADKDNWSD; encoded by the exons ATGTGGAAGAATATTAGAGATAGAGAAGCGGGAAAACTCCGCCCAAATTCTTTTGCAAATCGTGTTAAATCCGATCGAACCAGCTCTCTGCAACTTTCCAATCATAAGGATATTGTCTCTCCCCATAGAGGTTCCGTCAACTCACTTCAG GTTGATTTGACAGAGGGGAGATATTTGTTATCTGGAGCATCAGATGCATCAGCTGCTGTTTTTGATATTCAACGTGCAACTCATTCCGAGGGTCTCATTGCAAAGCACCAATGCATTTTTGCAGTTGATAAGCAGCATGAACATGGACATAAATATGCAATATCCTCAGCCATATGGTATCCTGTCGATACTGGATTGTTTGTCACCGGCTCATTTGATCATCACATTAATGTCTGGGATACAAATACAACTCAG GTGGTGGTGAATTTTAAATTGCCTGGAAAAGTTTATAGGACAGCCATGTCCTCTTTGGCAACATCGCACATGCTGATTGCTGCTGGAACAGAAGATGTCCAAGTTCGCCTGTGTGATATTTCTTCCGGAGCATTTTCTCACACATTATCTGGACATCGTG ATGGTGTAATGAGTGTGGAATGGTCAGCATCTAGCGAGTGGGTTTTGATTACTGGAGGATGTGATGGAGCTATACGCTTTTGGGACATCAGACGAGCTGGATGCTTTCGTGTCCTAGATCAGTCTCAATCTCAGCTTGGGAGACGTCCCCCCATTTCAGGATGGACTGCAAATAAG CTCTCAACATCTAAGTCTCTCTTGGCCAGTCAGGGTTCAAATATGAAATCTCGTATACCTCATAAGAAACTAACCAATGGAAATGCAACAAAGCCATCATCGACAGGTAAACTGCCAGCTAAGGGATCCACAAGGCAGAGGTTACACCCAGGGCTTTTGTCTGGTCAGGATCGAGCAGTTTCTCACTATGGTGCTGTCACTGGATTAAAAGTAACCGGAGATGGCATGTACCTACTCAGTGCAG GTTCTGATTCAAGGTTAAAGTTGTGGGATGTTGAATCCGGGTGCAATACACTTGTGAACTTTGAAACCATTCGGTTACAGACCAATAAACCATTGCAATTAGCCACATCTCAGGATTCATCCCTTGTATTTGCCCCATGCATGGCGACTGTTAAA GCATTTGATATGTGGACAGGGAAGACATCCCTGACATTCAGCGGCCACTATGAAGGTGTGAACTGTTGCTGGTATAATTTCCCAGATCAG GAACTGTACACCGGTGGCAACGATAGGCAGATTCTTGTCTGGTCACCATCCCAAAACTCTACCGAACTG GATTGGGAATCAACTGCAGACAAGGATAACTGGAGCGACTGA
- the LOC101222089 gene encoding subtilisin-like protease SBT3, with protein sequence MAARLYFWFSLIPIFWLCPILTETRNYIVHMNSAAMPKPFASRHSWYSATISSLLHSSSSSSSSFPSKLIHTYNHAISGFCASLTPSQLEALKNSPGYLSSVLDSSVHVDTTHSSHFLGLSSNHGLLPISKYGSDVIIGFVDTGIWPDSESFIDDGMSEIPSKWKGECESSTHFNVSFCNNKLIGARFFNKGLISGLPKATISINSTRDTIGHGTHTSTTAAGSYIKEASFFGYGRGTARGVAPRARVAIYKAIWEEGNSVSDVVAAIDQAISDGVDVISLSIGIDGVPLYDDPVAIATFAAVERGIFVATSAGNNGPQLETVHNGAPWLLNVAAGTMDRDFGGTITLSNGVSVLGSSLFPLNITTGLSPLPIVFMGGCQNLKKLRRTGYKIVVCEDSDGYSLTSQVDNVQTANVALGIFISNIFDWDNLIQTPFPSIFLNPYHGNIIKDYIHKSSDPKAEVTFHKTILRTKPAPMVARYSSRGPSQSCPFVLKPDIMAPGDTILASWPQNVPAMDVNSTPIYSKFNVISGTSMSCPHAAGVAALLKGAHPQWSPAAIRSAMMTTADILDNTQTYIKDFGNNNKFATPLAMGSGHVNPNKAIDPDLIYDVGIQDYVNVLCALNYTENQIRIITRSDSNNCENPSLDLNYPSFIMIVNSSDSKTRKRKISGEFKRTLTKIGEHRATYEAKLTGMKGFKVRVKPNKLNFKRKNQKLSFELKIAGSARESNIVFGYLSWAEVGGGHIIQSPIVVSGMRLQ encoded by the exons ATGGCAGCTCGCCTAtacttttggttttctttgataCCTATTTTCTGGCTGTGCCCCATATTGACAGAAACTCGTAATTACATTGTCCACATGAACTCAGCTGCCATGCCAAAGCCTTTTGCTAGCCGCCATAGCTGGTACTCTGCCACCATTTCCTCTCTTCtacattcttcttcttcttcttcttcctctttcccATCCAAATTGATCCATACTTACAACCATGCAATTAGTGGTTTCTGCGCAAGTCTCACACCATCCCAGCTTGAGGCTTTGAAAAATTCCCCTGGCTATCTCTCCTCTGTTCTTGATTCATCAGTTCATGTTGACACAACTCATTCCTCTCACTTCCTTGGTTTAAGCTCCAACCATGGTCTCTTGCCCATCTCTAAATATGGTAGTGATGTTATAATTGGGTTTGTGGATACTGGAATTTGGCCTGACAGTGAGAGCTTTATTGATGATGGGATGTCCGAGATTCCATCTAAATGGAAAGGAGAATGTGAGAGTAGTACTCATTTCAATGTCTCCTTCTGCAACAATAAGCTGATTGGAGCTAGGTTCTTTAACAAAGGACTAATTTCTGGGTTACCGAAGGCAACGATATCTATTAATTCTACACGTGACACCATCGGTCATGGAACTCATACGTCCACCACTGCAGCAG GAAGCTACATCAAAGAGGCGTCGTTTTTCGGTTATGGTCGAGGAACTGCAAGAGGTGTGGCTCCAAGAGCACGAGTGGCAATATACAAGGCCATATGGGAAGAAGGTAATTCTGTATCAGATGTAGTTGCTGCCATCGATCAAGCAATTTCAGACGGCGTAGATGTCATATCCTTGTCGATCGGCATTGACGGTGTTCCATTGTACGATGATCCAGTTGCTATAGCCACATTCGCTGCTGTCGAGAGAGGTATTTTTGTGGCGACATCCGCCGGAAACAATGGACCTCAACTTGAAACAGTACACAATGGAGCACCTTGGCTTTTGAATGTTGCAGCAGGCACAATGGACCGTGACTTTGGAGGTACAATTACACTTAGCAATGGAGTTTCAGTTTTGGGTTCATCTTTATTTCCTTTAAACATAACCACGGGTTTGTCCCCACTCCCCATTGTGTTCATGGGTGGATGTCAAAACTTGAAGAAACTCAGAAGAACTGGATACAAGATTGTGGTATGTGAAGACAGCGATGGCTATTCCTTAACTTCGCAAGTTGATAATGTTCAAACTGCAAACGTTGCCTTGggaattttcatttccaataTCTTTGATTGGGATAACTTAATCCAAACACCATTCCCctctatttttctcaaccCATATCATGGAAACATCATAAAAGATTACATTCATAAAAGCTCTGACCCAAAAGCAGAGGTGACGTTCCACAAGACAATACTTAGGACAAAGCCAGCGCCAATGGTGGCTCGTTACAGTTCAAGAGGACCATCACAAAGCTGCCCATTTGTGTTAAAGCCTGATATTATGGCGCCCGGTGATACCATTTTAGCTTCATGGCCTCAAAATGTACCAGCCATGGATGTGAACTCAACCCCAATTTACTCTAAGTTTAATGTAATTTCAGGAACCTCCATGTCTTGCCCACATGCCGCTGGGGTTGCGGCCCTTCTCAAGGGCGCACACCCTCAGTGGAGCCCCGCCGCGATTCGGTCGGCGATGATGACAACGGCCGACATATTAGACAACACCCAAACTTATATCAAAGATTTTggcaacaacaacaaatttgCCACTCCTTTAGCCATGGGGTCTGGCCATGTTAATCCCAACAAAGCCATTGATCCGGATTTGATTTACGACGTGGGAATCCAAGACTATGTAAATGTTTTATGTGCATTAAACTACACGGAAAATCAAATCCGAATAATCACTCGATCGGACTCAAACAATTGTGAAAACCCGTCGTTGGATTTGAACTACCCTTCTTTTATCATGATTGTCAATTCTAGTGATTCgaagacaagaaaaagaaaaatctcgGGAGAATTCAAGAGGACATTGACCAAGATTGGAGAACATAGAGCAACATATGAAGCAAAGTTGACAGGAATGAAGGGGTTTAAAGTGAGAGTGAAGCCAAACAAActgaatttcaaaagaaagaatcaAAAGTTGAGTTTTGAGCTGAAAATTGCAGGCAGTGCAAGAGAAAGCAATATCGTTTTTGGTTATCTGAGTTGGGCGGAGGTCGGAGGTGGGCATATCATTCAAAGTCCAATAGTTGTCTCCGGAATGAGACTGCAGTGA
- the LOC101221853 gene encoding transcription factor bHLH85, which translates to MEALGVFSDGEWESFAAMFSSEEINQTHIPMTNCCSTELHQLPNNGGGGGSSSWFYSLDAFVPNLQSYCKQDIRTCSSASVLIPNSSDFFMPIDERNFGSEFFSDVLIEEVNNALAVDAEGEDSGMARFIENNVQQSNHPPPSPLLDSACAGNKLPIALKRKVNNGDISDNQKKKTRTTSNVQRKKKTEDQKKRGENVEEEGQSSISYNSDQEENSSEEANGGGSGATSDGGVNRKSRASRGSATDPQSLYARKRRERINERLRILQKLVPNGTKVDISTMLEEAVHYVKFLQLQIKLLSSDEMWMFAPLAYNGMDIGLQHNLSPFLSH; encoded by the exons TTCCGATGGGGAATGGGAATCTTTCGCCGCCATGTTCTCATCGGAAGAGATAAATCAGACCCATATACCGATGACTAATTGTTGTTCGACTGAGCTTCATCAATTGCCCAACAatggcggcggcggcggcagCAGCAGTTGGTTCTATTCATTGGATGCTTTTGTTCCTAATTTGCAGAGCTATTGTAAACAGGACATTAGGACTTGTTCTAGTGCTTCAGTTTTGATTCCGAATTCGAGTGATTTTTTTATGCCAATTGATGAGAGGAATTTTGGGTCCGAGTTTTTTTCTGATGTTTTAATCGAGGAAGTCAATAATGCCCTCGCCGTCGATGCCGAAGGGGAGGATTCCGGCATGGCGAGATTCATAGAGAATAATGTACAACAAAGTAACCACCCGCCACCGTCGCCGCTTCTAGATTCAGCCTGTGCCGGAAACAAATTACCAATTGCATTGAAAAGGAAAGTCAATAATGGAGACATTTCCGATaatcagaagaagaaaactcgAACCACCTCAAAT GTgcagaggaagaagaaaacagaggATCAGAAGAAGAGAGGGGAAAATGTAGAGGAAGAAGGACAAAGCTCCATTAGTTATAATTCAGACCAGGAAGAGAATAGTTCCGAGGAAGCCAACGGCGGCGGCTCAGGCGCCACCTCTGACGGTGGCGTCAACAGAAAAAGCAGAGCAAGCAGAGGGTCGGCCACCGATCCCCAAAGCCTCTACGCCAGA AAACGAAGGGAAAGAATCAATGAGAGGTTGAGAATATTACAGAAACTTGTTCCAAATGGAACCAAG GTTGATATCAGTACCATGCTTGAAGAAGCAGTTCATTATGTCAAGTTTTTGCAGCTCCAAATCAAG TTGTTGAGCTCAGATGAGATGTGGATGTTTGCTCCTTTGGCTTACAATGGAATGGACATTGGCCTTCAACATAACCTCTCTCCCTTTCTATCTCATTGA
- the LOC101208472 gene encoding strigolactone esterase RMS3, whose amino-acid sequence MVNNALLEALNVRVLGTGDRFLVLAHGFGTDQSAWQLVYPSFTPYYRVILYDLVCAGSVNPDFFDFSRYTTLDAFVDDLISILDSLHVHRCAFVGHSVSAMVGILASIRRPELFSKLILIGASPRFLNDGDYHGGFEQNEIDRVFAAMKANYQSWVNGFAPLAVGADVPAAVQEFSRTLFNMRPDISLFVSKVIFSSDLRGVLGLVKVPCCIIQTAQDVSVPTSVAIYLRDHLGGRNTIEMLDTEGHLPHLSAPQLLVRKLRRALSR is encoded by the exons atGGTTAACAACGCCCTTCTTGAAGCCCTTAATGTCCGCGTCCTTGGCACCGGCGATCGCTTCCTCGTCTTAGCCCATGGCTTCGGCACCGACCAATCCGCTTGGCAACTCGTTTACCCTTCCTTCACTCCCTACTACCGTGTCATACTCTACGACCTTGTCTGCGCCGGCAGCGTCAACCCCGACTTCTTCGATTTCTCCCGTTACACCACTCTCGACGCCTTCGTCGACGACCTCATCTCCATCCTCGACTCCCTCCACGTCCACCGCTGCGCCTTCGTCGGCCACTCCGTCTCCGCCATGGTCGGCATCCTCGCCTCCATCCGCCGTCCCGAACTCTTCTCCAAACTCATCTTAATCGGCGCATCCCCAAG GTTTCTCAACGACGGCGACTACCATGGTGGGTTCGAACAGAATGAGATAGACAGGGTTTTCGCTGCAATGAAGGCTAATTACCAATCTTGGGTCAACGGGTTTGCCCCTCTCGCTGTCGGTGCCGATGTTCCCGCTGCCGTACAGGAATTCAGCCGAACTCTCTTCAATATGAGACCCGACATTTCCCTCTTTGTTTCTAAGGTTATCTTCAGCAGCGATCTCCGGGGAGTGCTCGGTCTCGTCAAAGTCCCCTGCTGTATAATTCAAACCGCCCAAGACGTGTCTGTTCCGACCTCTGTCGCCATCTACCTGAGAGACCACCTCGGGGGCCGGAACACCATTGAGATGCTGGACACGGAAGGGCACCTACCCCATCTGAGTGCCCCTCAGCTTCTCGTTCGGAAACTTCGCCGTGCTCTTTCTCGGTGA
- the LOC101208959 gene encoding F-box/kelch-repeat protein At5g43190 — MKLREKSKSFKCLSKLSGLTVPTVKPKAVPSSPAASPPSLEMDPGIWSRLPPELLDHVLSFLSLRTYFNLRSTCKHFDSLLYSPSFVSKHSDSSFSSFLLLAHPQCFSQFPLYDSARGTWRSFPLSLSVSLLSSSPSTSLLSTANGLVCFSLRHSGSFLVCNFLTKSSRLIEFPYHPFAFELLTLVSVPLGYKIFMLFFDSALVFDSRNHSWRRFDNFEPIIGDNHRQEAAYYNGRLYFVTPEPFSIVSFDLDNGEWEQTDIVMPEELTFVRLVSDGDTKLYMIGGTGRNGISRSLRLWEFSEQGNWVEVESVPQMICKKFMSICYHNYEHVYCFWHQGTICLCCYTWPEILYYKICRRSWHWLPKCPSVPERWSCGFRWFSFVPELNASA, encoded by the coding sequence ATGAAACTGAGAGAAAAATCGAAGAGCTTCAAATGTCTTTCCAAGCTCAGCGGACTCACCGTCCCCACCGTGAAGCCCAAAGCCGTTCCTTCTTCTCCAGCTGCCTCTCCTCCGTCGCTGGAAATGGATCCCGGAATCTGGAGCAGACTGCCACCGGAACTTCTCGATCATGtactctcttttctctctctcagaACTTATTTTAACCTAAGATCCACTTGCAAGCATTTCGATTCTCTCTTGTATTCTCCTTCATTCGTCTCCAAGCATTCTGattcctctttctcttccttcctCTTGCTGGCGCATCCTCAATGTTTCAGTCAGTTCCCTCTCTACGACTCTGCTCGCGGCACTTGGCGGAGCTTTCCACTTTCTCTTTCCGTTTCGCTTCTTTCCTCTAGTCCTTCTACTTCTCTTCTTTCCACTGCCAATGGCCTCGTTTGCTTTTCTCTTCGCCATTCCGGTTCCTTCCTAGTCTGTAATTTCTTGACCAAATCTTCAAGGCTGATTGAATTTCCCTACCATCCATTCGCATTTGAGCTTCTCACGTTGGTTTCCGTACCCCTAGGGTACAAGATTTTCATGCTCTTCTTCGATTCCGCTTTGGTATTCGATTCACGAAATCATTCCTGGCGAAGATTCGACAATTTCGAGCCGATTATTGGAGATAATCATCGCCAAGAAGCTGCTTACTATAATGGCCGATTGTATTTTGTTACGCCAGAGCCATTTTCTATTGTTTCCTTCGATTTGGATAATGGCGAGTGGGAGCAAACCGATATTGTAATGCCCGAGGAACTCACCTTTGTTAGATTAGTGAGCGATGGAGATACGAAACTGTACATGATCGGTGGAACAGGAAGGAATGGGATCTCGAGGAGCTTGAGATTATGGGAATTCTCAGAACAGGGAAATTGGGTGGAAGTTGAAAGTGTACCACAAATGATTTGTAAGAAGTTCATGTCAATTTGCTACCACAATTACGAGcatgtttattgtttttggcATCAGGGAACCATCTGCCTTTGTTGCTACACTTGGCCGGAGATTTTGTATTACAAAATCTGCAGGAGATCTTGGCATTGGCTTCCCAAATGCCCTTCTGTACCGGAAAGATGGAGCTGTGGTTTCAGATGGTTTTCTTTTGTCCCAGAACTGAACGCATCTGCCTAA
- the LOC101209203 gene encoding WD repeat-containing protein ATCSA-1 isoform X1 has protein sequence MWKNIRDREAGKLRPNSFANRVKSDRTSSLQLSNHKDIVSPHRGSVNSLQVDLTEGRYLLSGASDASAAVFDIQRATHSEGLIAKHQCIFAVDKQHEHGHKYAISSAIWYPVDTGLFVTGSFDHHINVWDTNTTQVVVNFKLPGKVYRTAMSSLATSHMLIAAGTEDVQVRLCDISSGAFSHTLSGHRDGVMSVEWSASSEWVLITGGCDGAIRFWDIRRAGCFRVLDQSQSQLGRRPPISGWTANKLSTSKSLLASQGSNMKSRIPHKKLTNGNATKPSSTGKLPAKGSTRQRLHPGLLSGQDRAVSHYGAVTGLKVTGDGMYLLSAGSDSRLKLWDVESGCNTLVNFETIRLQTNKPLQLATSQDSSLVFAPCMATVKAFDMWTGKTSLTFSGHYEGVNCCWYNFPDQELYTGGNDRQILVWSPSQNSTELWTRRIGNQLQTRITGATDCRQQGSLVSMVMSTPRLCSPCT, from the exons ATGTGGAAGAATATTAGAGATAGAGAAGCGGGAAAACTCCGCCCAAATTCTTTTGCAAATCGTGTTAAATCCGATCGAACCAGCTCTCTGCAACTTTCCAATCATAAGGATATTGTCTCTCCCCATAGAGGTTCCGTCAACTCACTTCAG GTTGATTTGACAGAGGGGAGATATTTGTTATCTGGAGCATCAGATGCATCAGCTGCTGTTTTTGATATTCAACGTGCAACTCATTCCGAGGGTCTCATTGCAAAGCACCAATGCATTTTTGCAGTTGATAAGCAGCATGAACATGGACATAAATATGCAATATCCTCAGCCATATGGTATCCTGTCGATACTGGATTGTTTGTCACCGGCTCATTTGATCATCACATTAATGTCTGGGATACAAATACAACTCAG GTGGTGGTGAATTTTAAATTGCCTGGAAAAGTTTATAGGACAGCCATGTCCTCTTTGGCAACATCGCACATGCTGATTGCTGCTGGAACAGAAGATGTCCAAGTTCGCCTGTGTGATATTTCTTCCGGAGCATTTTCTCACACATTATCTGGACATCGTG ATGGTGTAATGAGTGTGGAATGGTCAGCATCTAGCGAGTGGGTTTTGATTACTGGAGGATGTGATGGAGCTATACGCTTTTGGGACATCAGACGAGCTGGATGCTTTCGTGTCCTAGATCAGTCTCAATCTCAGCTTGGGAGACGTCCCCCCATTTCAGGATGGACTGCAAATAAG CTCTCAACATCTAAGTCTCTCTTGGCCAGTCAGGGTTCAAATATGAAATCTCGTATACCTCATAAGAAACTAACCAATGGAAATGCAACAAAGCCATCATCGACAGGTAAACTGCCAGCTAAGGGATCCACAAGGCAGAGGTTACACCCAGGGCTTTTGTCTGGTCAGGATCGAGCAGTTTCTCACTATGGTGCTGTCACTGGATTAAAAGTAACCGGAGATGGCATGTACCTACTCAGTGCAG GTTCTGATTCAAGGTTAAAGTTGTGGGATGTTGAATCCGGGTGCAATACACTTGTGAACTTTGAAACCATTCGGTTACAGACCAATAAACCATTGCAATTAGCCACATCTCAGGATTCATCCCTTGTATTTGCCCCATGCATGGCGACTGTTAAA GCATTTGATATGTGGACAGGGAAGACATCCCTGACATTCAGCGGCCACTATGAAGGTGTGAACTGTTGCTGGTATAATTTCCCAGATCAG GAACTGTACACCGGTGGCAACGATAGGCAGATTCTTGTCTGGTCACCATCCCAAAACTCTACCGAACTG TGGACTCGCAGGATTGGGAATCAACTGCAGACAAGGATAACTGGAGCGACTGATTGTCGTCAACAAGGAAGTTTGGTTTCAATGGTGATGTCAACCCCGAGACTCTGCTCACCATGTACATAA